One window of the Zea mays cultivar B73 chromosome 3, Zm-B73-REFERENCE-NAM-5.0, whole genome shotgun sequence genome contains the following:
- the LOC103651036 gene encoding caffeoylshikimate esterase — protein MDRQSEDVNYEEEFVVNPRGNKLFVCSWTPQQDRQPKALIFICHGIAAECSISMRDTAARLVRAGYGVYGIDHEGHGRSSGSRCYVPNFGNIVADCSSHFTSICEKPQNRGKRRFLYGISMGGSVALLLHRKAPGYWDGAILLAPMCKISDDMRPHPIVVSALTMVCAVAPGWKVIPTPDIIDKVCKDPEMRKEVRSNPYIYRGKLPLKTCHELLMVSLDIEKNLDQVTMPFLVLHGGDDVVTDPSVSKLLFEKAPSKDKTFKLYPGMWHALTAELPDDVERVYADIITWLEERAVICAASVSSATPRV, from the exons ATG GATCGCCAAAGCGAGGATGTTAACTACGAAGAG GAGTTTGTCGTGAATCCCCGGGGCAACAAGCTGTTCGTTTGCAGCTGGACACCACAGCAGGATCGCCAGCCAAAAGCTCTGATCTTCATCTGTCACG GAATTGCAGCGGAGTGCAGCATATCGATGAGGG ACACGGCGGCTCGATTGGTGCGGGCAGGATATGGCGTTTACGGGATAGATCACGAGGGACACGGCAGATCatctgggagcaggtgctacgtgCCAAACTTCGGCAACATCGTCGCGGATTGCTCCAGTCATTTCACAAGCATCTGCG AGAAACCACAGAACAGAGGGAAGAGGAGGTTCCTGTACGGCATCTCCATGGGCGGAAGCGTGGCCCTTCTCCTCCACCGGAAGGCACCGGGCTACTGGGACGGCGCCATCTTGCTCGCTCCGATGTGCAAG ATCTCTGATGACATGAGGCCTCACCCGATCGTGGTCAGCGCTCTGACGATGGTTTGTGCTGTTGCGCCTGGTTGGAAGGTCATACCCACACCTGATATCATTGACAAAGTCTGCAAAGATCCAGAGATGAGAAAAGAG GTTCGTTCCAATCCGTATATATACAGAGGAAAGCTCCCCCTGAAAACTTGCCATGAGCTCCTGATGGTCAGCCTTGATATCGAGAAGAACTTGGATCAG GTGACGATGCCGTTCCTGGTCCTGCACGGCGGGGATGACGTCGTGACCGACCCTTCAGTCAGCAAGCTGCTATTCGAGAAGGCACCGAGCAAGGACAAAACCTTCAAGCTGTACCCCGGGATGTGGCATGCGCTGACAGCCGAACTCCCTGACGACGTTGAGCGTGTGTATGCGGACATTATCACTTGGCTAGAGGAAAGAGCGGTCATTTGTGCAGCTAGCGTTTCTAGTGCCACACCACGTGTCTGA
- the LOC103652411 gene encoding putative pectate lyase 21, which produces MAPPSSDGQLGSEPTMEDTKSLLPYRTADSSLRALAGQAEGFGRHAIGGLHGDVYHVTTLDDDGPGSLREGCRRREPLWIVFDVSGTIQLSSGVVVSSYKTIDGRGQRVRLRGWGLLLRECEHVIVCALEVEGGRGHDADAVQIKPRSRHVWVDRCSLRGFEDGLVDVTGGSTDVTVSRCHLAAHDKAVLIGASSAHVEDRCIRVTIHHCFFDGTRQRQPRVRFGRVHLYNNYTRDWGIYAVCASVESQIISQCNIYEAGKKNEVFRYMEEQAADKDQSARGYIRSEGDLFLNDAKQHAADASEPADAAGDDDPWDFQVQDSYQFCSVQPASMALKLLLQCCTGWQPVPLPADVSLTENAVGPADDTA; this is translated from the exons ATGGCTCCTCCATCCTCCGACGGACAGCTTGGGAGCGAGCCGACAATGGAAGACACAAAGTCTCTTCTCCCGTACCGCACCGCGGACTCCTCGCTGCGTGCTCTGGCCGGGCAGGCCGAGGGCTTCGGCCGGCACGCCATCGGCGGCCTCCACGGCGACGTCTACCACGTGACGACCCTGGACG ATGACGGCCCCGGGTCCCTCCGGGAGGGATGCCGGCGGCGCGAGCCGCTGTGGATCGTGTTCGACGTGTCCGGCACCATCCAGCTCTCCTCGGGCGTGGTCGTCTCGTCCTACAAGACCATCGACGGGCGCGGGCAGCGCGTGAGGCTGCGCGGCTGGGGCCTGCTGCTCCGCGAGTGCGAGCACGTGATCGTGTGCGCGCTGGAGGTGGAGGGCGGGCGCGGGCACGACGCCGACGCGGTGCAGATCAAGCCCCGGTCCAGGCACGTCTGGGTGGACCGGTGCAGCCTGCGCGGCTTCGAGGACGGCCTGGTGGACGTGACCGGCGGCAGCACGGACGTGACCGTCTCGCGGTGCCACCTCGCGgcgcacgacaaggccgtgctcaTCGGGGCCAGCAGCGCCCACGTCGAGGACCGCTGCATCCGGGTCACCATCCACCACTGCTTCTTCGACGGCACGAGGCAGCGGCAGCCGCGCGTCAGGTTCGGCAGGGTGCACCTCTACAACAACTACACCAGGGACTGGGGCATCTACGCCGTCTGTGCCAGCGTCGAATCACAG ATTATCTCCCAGTGCAATATTTACGAGGCAGGAAAGAAGAACGAAGTCTTCAGGTACATGGAAGAACAG GCAGCAGACAAGGACCAAAGCGCTAGGGGGTACATCAGGTCCGAAGGCGACCTGTTCCTGAACGACGCCAAGCAGCACGCCGCTGATGCTTCAGAACCAGCTGACGCTGCAGGAGATGATGACCCGTGGGACTTCCAGGTCCAGGACTCCTACCAGTTCTGCTCGGTCCAGCCCGCGTCCATGGCACTCAAGTTACTCCTGCAATGCTGCACTGGCTGGCAGCCGGTTCCGCTCCCGGCAGACGTTTCCCTTACGGAAAACGCAGTCGGCCCTGCTGATGACACCGCCTGA